The following proteins are co-located in the Leptodactylus fuscus isolate aLepFus1 chromosome 8, aLepFus1.hap2, whole genome shotgun sequence genome:
- the LOC142217441 gene encoding rac GTPase-activating protein 1-like: MIKMGESQKRALQSYIDRLLQLIEFNAATEEDFIQVAQSFEASRKKWQQAEKLLRDKQESLLRCEIERSALQVKLKHARNQVDVEMKRRQRAETELQTVERQMQLIGELIQSDSQSAVPLSDSVMAFFGGGRSNTAAHGVGTRMSMVDESCGSFLSDISYDQTDDDLDLEELSGRPVKLKPRERRRSSLAPLIAPFMKKPRPSLTAALVNENIKEAIIAKTTVLITDSGPVHTSSIIEPVPRRRSRKSRGFSSVQDQNVLPQINEADQEIEHEIPQPNNPAQAHVFLSKTMIRAEQCSACGQKTRFGKMSLKCRNCRILIHPECRDLCSKLCPSTSLPSQNTVLKKGQVLLSDFAPVTPPMVPGLVIQCVNEIEKRGLNERGLYRISGGDRLVKELKHKLLYGKVKSQQMAKEDIHAVCSVLKDFLRNLSEPLLTFALHPQFLDAADILNESDSKCEMCQAVQELPPANRDTLAFLILHLYRVMRSPDCHMDKMNLSRVFGPTIVGHSVPDPSPLVIMQDTPRQAKVMSLLLSLPSGFWNQFLSNNQENQKCDSVSTAQERLFRPLTSPEITNTLALPLKPKAKSPFLTDSTSRSELPKKPGRFFTSPNA; this comes from the exons ATGATCAA GATGGGGGAGTCACAGAAGAGAGCGCTGCAATCCTACATCGACCGATTGTTAcaactcattgaattcaatgcggcCACTGAGGAAG ATTTCATCCAGGTTGCTCAGAGTTTTGAGGCATCGAGGAAGAAATGGCAGCAGGCGGAGAAGCTGCTGAGGGATAAGCAGGAGTCTCTGCTGCGGTGTGAGATTGAGCGCTCAGCACTGCAGGTGAAGCTGAAGCACGCCCGCAATCAGGTGGACGTGGAGATGAAACGGCGTCAGAGAGCAGAGACCGAGCTGCAGACCGTG GAACGTCAGATGCAGCTGATCGGGGAGCTAATACAGAGCGACAGTCAGAGCGCCGTGCCCCTCAGCGACTCTGTCATGGCGTTCTTCGGAGGTGGACGATCCAATACAGCAGCCCATGGTGTTGGAACCAG gatGTCCATGGTGGATGAGTCTTGCGGTTCCTTCTTGTCAGACATCAGCTACGACCAGACTGACGACGACCTG gaTCTCGAGGAGCTTTCGGGGAGACCTGTAAAACTGAAGCCACGGGAGCGAAGG CGCTCCTCCCTCGCTCCGCTCATTGCTCCATTTATGAAGAAGCCTCGGCCAAGTTTAACAGCAGCTTTGGTAAATGAGAAT ATCAAGGAAGCCATTATTGCCAAAACCACCGTGTTGATAACAGACTCCGGCCCTGTTCACACCTCGTCCATCATTGAGCCTGTACCACGGCGACGATCGCGTAAAAGCAGAGGGTTCTCATCTGTGCAAG ACCAGAATGTGTTACCCCAAATAAATGAGGCCGACCAGGAAATAGAACATGAAATCCCTCAACCCAACAACCCAGCACAAGCGCACGTCTTCTTATCCAAAACG ATGATCCGGGCCGAGCAGTGCTCCGCCTGTGGCCAGAAAACCCGGTTCGGGAAAATGTCTTTGAAGTGCAGGAACTGTCGGATTTTGATCCATCCTGAATGTCGTGACCTTTGCTCTAAGCTTTGTCCTTCCACCTCTCTACCCTCACAGAACACGGTGCTGAAAAAGGGACAG GTGCTGTTGTCTGACTTTGCCCCTGTCACCCCTCCCATGGTGCCCGGGCTGGTGATCCAGTGTGTAAATGAGATAGAGAAGAGGGGTCTGAATGAG CGGGGTCTGTATCGTATTTCTGGTGGCGATCGACTGGTGAAGGAGCTGAAACACAAACTTCTCTATGGTAAAGTAAAGTCTCAGCAGATGGCGAAAGAAGATATTCACGCCGTGTGCAGCGTCCTGAAGGATTTCCTGCGGAACCTGAGCGAACCCCTCCTGACCTTCGCCCTGCACCCACAGTTTCTGGACGCTGCAG ATATTCTCAATGAAAGTGACAGTAAGTGTGAGATGTGCCAGGCCGTTCAGGAGCTCCCCCCTGCCAACAGAGACACGCTGGCCTTCCTCATCCTGCACCTGTACAG AGTGATGCGGAGTCCGGATTGTCACATGGATAAGATGAACTTGTCTCGAGTGTTCGGTCCTACAATCGTCGGCCATTCCGTCCCCGACCCCAGCCCCCTGGTAATCATGCAGGACACCCCCAGACAGGCCaag GTGATGTCTCTTCTGCTGTCACTGCCGTCCGGATTCTGGAATCAGTTCTTGTCCAACAATCAGGAGAACCAAAAGTGCGATTCTGTGAGCACCGCACAAG AGCGTCTGTTTCGGCCATTGACCTCTCCTGAGATCACTAACACACTTGCCCTTCCCCTGAAGCCTAAAGCGAAGTCTCCTTTCCT